Proteins from a single region of Paenibacillus sp. BIHB 4019:
- a CDS encoding heptaprenylglyceryl phosphate synthase, whose protein sequence is MDVQWYAGWRHVFKLDPERSISDEELDAICMSGTDAVLVGGSSGVTFENTVDLMARIRRYAVDCALEVSTMDAAVPGFDGYFVPLVLNTSQAEWINGRQTEGLQAFGSFIPWEETAAQGYIILNEEATAAKLTGANADLDEEQLLAHVQMADRLMRLPVIYIEYSGRYGDMALVHKAYDTIAQAQLFYGGGIDSAEKASEAASACDTVVVGNIIYADLEAALATVPAVHNTIRKHTRNEA, encoded by the coding sequence ATGGACGTACAATGGTATGCAGGTTGGAGACATGTATTTAAGCTGGACCCGGAGCGCAGCATCTCGGATGAGGAGCTGGATGCGATTTGCATGTCGGGTACAGACGCTGTATTAGTAGGAGGCTCTAGCGGCGTTACATTTGAAAATACCGTAGATTTAATGGCGCGCATTCGCCGTTATGCGGTAGATTGCGCGCTGGAGGTATCGACGATGGATGCGGCGGTTCCCGGCTTTGATGGCTATTTCGTGCCGCTCGTATTGAACACGAGCCAGGCAGAGTGGATTAATGGCCGCCAGACAGAAGGGCTGCAAGCATTCGGCTCTTTCATTCCATGGGAGGAAACGGCGGCGCAAGGTTATATTATATTGAATGAAGAAGCGACCGCGGCCAAGCTGACAGGCGCGAATGCCGACCTGGATGAGGAGCAGCTGCTCGCTCATGTGCAAATGGCAGACCGGCTCATGCGCCTACCCGTCATTTATATCGAATACAGCGGACGTTACGGGGATATGGCTCTCGTTCACAAAGCGTATGATACGATCGCGCAGGCCCAGCTATTTTATGGTGGCGGCATCGACAGCGCAGAGAAGGCGAGCGAGGCGGCATCCGCTTGCGATACCGTTGTCGTCGGCAATATTATTTATGCAGATTTGGAGGCAGCACTGGCTACTGTGCCTGCCGTTCACAACACGATTCGCAAGCATACAAGAAACGAAGCCTAG
- the pcrA gene encoding DNA helicase PcrA yields the protein MFNFISIDEAVQKLNPPQREAVKATDGPLLIMAGAGSGKTRVLTHRIAYLIEKKRVAPWSILAITFTNKASREMRDRVSALIGPSGNDIWVSTFHSMCVRILRKDIDRIGFTSNFTILDSGDQLSVIRNCMKDLNIDTKKFEPKAVQASISAAKNELLTPERYEQKAGDYFQDIVIKVYKSYQKRLKSNNSLDFDDLIMKTIQLFQEVPEVLDFYQNKFRYLHVDEYQDTNRAQYMLCRMLADKHHNICVVGDSDQSIYRWRGADITNILNFEGDYPEAQTIMLEQNYRSTANILNAANAVISLNTGRKPKNLWTDQGAGDEITVYQADSEHDEGYFVTGEIRKNKNSGRKFGDHAILYRTNAQSRVIEEILIKSDIPYQIVGGIKFYDRKEIKDLLAYLRLISNPDDDISLARVINVPKRGIGDTTVGKLAEEAARSGTSIFNVLGNLQGLDINARTQALLGEFYIMISNLAGMVEYLSVTELTEKVLEMTQYKLELQREKTLESTARVENIDEFLSVTMEFENRNEDKTLVSFLTDLALIADIDSMDKQDEQGNAAPSDAVVLMTMHSAKGLEFPVVFIIGMEESIFPHSRALSDNDELEEERRLAYVGITRAEKQLFMTSARMRTLFGRTASNMPSRFLDEVPSELKKDASASGGFGRSGGGSRYGAGSSAGFGSGGRTAPSRPAANGGIGSGGRSLGTSTSSGVRVSTPQAAGAGAAGAAGDAGAKQFAAGDRVAHGKWGEGVIVSVKGTGNDMELQIAFPAPTGVKRLLAGFAPITKV from the coding sequence ATGTTTAATTTTATAAGCATCGACGAGGCGGTACAGAAGCTTAACCCACCGCAGCGCGAAGCGGTAAAAGCAACCGATGGGCCGCTATTGATTATGGCGGGAGCAGGCAGCGGCAAAACCCGCGTATTAACCCATCGAATCGCTTATTTAATTGAGAAGAAGCGCGTAGCGCCTTGGAGCATTTTGGCGATTACCTTTACGAATAAGGCATCGCGTGAAATGCGTGACAGAGTTAGCGCACTGATCGGCCCGTCGGGCAACGATATTTGGGTATCTACCTTCCACTCGATGTGCGTGCGAATTTTGCGCAAGGACATTGACCGGATAGGTTTTACTTCGAATTTTACGATTTTGGATTCAGGCGACCAGCTGTCGGTTATTCGCAATTGCATGAAGGATCTGAATATCGACACGAAGAAATTCGAGCCGAAGGCTGTTCAAGCGTCCATTAGCGCCGCGAAGAATGAGCTGCTAACGCCGGAGCGGTATGAGCAGAAGGCGGGGGACTATTTTCAGGATATCGTCATTAAGGTGTACAAGTCCTATCAGAAGCGGCTCAAAAGCAACAACTCGCTCGATTTCGACGATTTGATTATGAAGACGATTCAACTGTTCCAGGAAGTGCCGGAGGTGCTGGATTTTTACCAGAACAAATTCCGTTACCTTCATGTCGATGAGTATCAGGATACGAACCGTGCGCAGTATATGCTGTGCCGCATGCTAGCAGACAAGCATCACAATATTTGCGTCGTCGGCGACAGCGACCAGTCGATTTACCGCTGGCGCGGAGCGGACATTACGAATATTTTGAATTTCGAGGGCGATTATCCCGAAGCGCAGACGATTATGCTGGAGCAGAACTATCGTTCTACGGCCAATATTTTGAATGCGGCGAATGCGGTCATCAGCCTCAACACCGGACGCAAGCCGAAGAACCTTTGGACCGATCAAGGTGCCGGAGACGAAATTACGGTGTATCAGGCCGATTCTGAGCATGACGAGGGTTACTTTGTAACAGGCGAAATTCGTAAAAATAAAAATAGCGGACGCAAATTTGGGGATCATGCCATTTTGTATCGGACGAACGCGCAGTCTCGGGTTATAGAGGAAATTTTGATCAAATCGGATATTCCTTATCAAATCGTGGGCGGCATCAAGTTCTACGATCGCAAAGAGATTAAAGATTTGCTCGCTTATTTGCGGCTGATTTCCAACCCGGATGACGATATTAGCCTTGCACGCGTCATTAATGTGCCGAAGCGCGGCATTGGCGATACGACGGTTGGCAAGCTGGCCGAGGAGGCAGCGCGGAGCGGTACTTCGATTTTCAACGTTTTGGGCAATCTACAGGGGCTGGATATCAATGCCCGTACGCAAGCGCTGCTTGGAGAGTTCTATATAATGATCAGCAACCTTGCTGGCATGGTTGAATATTTGTCGGTAACGGAGCTGACGGAGAAGGTGCTGGAGATGACCCAGTACAAGCTGGAGCTTCAGCGCGAGAAAACATTGGAATCGACGGCACGGGTCGAAAATATTGACGAGTTCCTGTCCGTTACGATGGAATTTGAGAATCGCAACGAAGACAAGACGCTCGTATCCTTCCTGACCGATCTTGCTCTCATCGCGGATATTGATTCCATGGATAAACAGGATGAGCAGGGCAATGCTGCCCCAAGTGACGCTGTTGTACTGATGACGATGCATAGCGCCAAAGGCTTGGAGTTCCCAGTTGTCTTTATTATTGGCATGGAGGAGAGCATCTTCCCGCACAGCCGCGCCTTAAGCGACAATGATGAGCTGGAGGAGGAGCGCCGACTTGCCTATGTAGGCATAACCCGCGCAGAGAAGCAGCTGTTTATGACTTCGGCCCGGATGCGCACTTTATTCGGACGGACCGCATCGAATATGCCTTCACGCTTTCTGGATGAAGTGCCGAGCGAGCTCAAAAAGGATGCTTCCGCTTCGGGCGGTTTTGGCCGCAGTGGAGGAGGCAGCAGGTACGGCGCTGGAAGCTCGGCTGGCTTCGGCTCTGGCGGGCGCACGGCTCCTTCGCGCCCTGCGGCAAATGGCGGAATTGGCTCTGGCGGCCGATCGCTCGGCACGAGCACAAGCAGCGGCGTTCGAGTAAGCACGCCGCAAGCGGCCGGTGCAGGAGCAGCGGGCGCAGCTGGTGATGCAGGCGCGAAGCAGTTCGCTGCCGGCGACCGCGTAGCCCACGGCAAATGGGGCGAAGGCGTTATCGTTTCCGTGAAAGGAACAGGCAATGACATGGAGCTTCAGATCGCTTTTCCCGCTCCGACAGGGGTGAAACGCCTGCTTGCAGGCTTTGCGCCAATAACGAAAGTTTAG
- the ligA gene encoding NAD-dependent DNA ligase LigA yields MNQAETAAASPAQTERMITLIDEITAHNYQYYTLDQPSIDDADYDKLYDELVALEKETGTVLPDSPTQRVGGELLKGFEPHRHRAKLWSLDKAQNIEGLHAWNQRMLRAVNDYNTKNPDVDPLPDPSYVIELKFDGLTLNLTYEDGKLIQAATRGNGAIGEGILAQVKTIRSVPLTIPYREGLIEVQGEGIMQLSVLEKYNQTAAEPLKNARNAAAGALRNLNPKTTAERKLSAFFYNIGYSEELAFTTHQEMQQFLRDNRFKVNPYAVYFDTIEEVAAELERLAEGRTDLDYLIDGAVVKLTDIRTREALGYTDKFPRWAVAFKFEAEEAATILQSVSWEVGRTGKITPVARVEAVELAGVTVQNCTLNNIGDIERKNLKFALGTFVTIRRSNDVIPEILGKTDEIDGQEIVFPEQCPSCGTELEQRGAHLFCNNRLGCGPQMIGRITHFASRDAMDIDTFSVMTAEQLFTECKVHDPADLYALEYDDLIKLERFGERKARKLLDAFEKSKSRDLTAFLYALGIPNTGKSTTRTLADHYGSLDAVMAASVEELVELPDIGGIVAESIVSFFADPVMADSIARMRAAGVSAEAEHKAVIREDSVFSGKTVVITGTLSGMSRDEAAKKLEACGAKVSGSVSKKTDYVIAGENAGSKLAKAKELGVTVIEDEAELQRLLEGNEA; encoded by the coding sequence ATGAACCAAGCGGAAACAGCTGCAGCTTCACCTGCCCAAACCGAACGAATGATTACGCTAATTGATGAAATTACCGCCCATAACTACCAGTATTACACGCTTGATCAGCCGTCCATTGACGATGCTGATTATGACAAGCTTTATGATGAGCTGGTCGCATTGGAGAAGGAGACGGGAACCGTGCTGCCGGATTCGCCAACACAACGTGTTGGTGGAGAGCTTCTTAAGGGCTTTGAGCCGCATCGTCACCGTGCCAAGCTGTGGAGCTTGGACAAGGCGCAAAACATTGAAGGGCTGCATGCCTGGAACCAGCGGATGCTGCGGGCGGTAAACGATTATAATACGAAAAATCCAGATGTTGATCCGCTCCCAGACCCAAGCTATGTTATTGAGCTGAAGTTCGATGGATTGACGCTGAATCTGACCTATGAGGATGGCAAGCTGATTCAGGCGGCTACGCGGGGCAATGGCGCAATAGGCGAAGGAATTTTGGCACAGGTGAAGACGATTCGTTCTGTCCCGCTCACGATTCCTTATCGGGAGGGTTTAATTGAGGTGCAAGGCGAGGGTATTATGCAGCTGTCGGTGCTGGAGAAGTACAACCAGACGGCTGCTGAGCCGCTCAAAAACGCGCGCAATGCAGCTGCTGGCGCCTTGCGCAACTTAAATCCGAAGACGACGGCTGAGCGGAAGCTGAGCGCTTTTTTCTACAATATAGGCTATTCGGAAGAGCTAGCATTCACCACCCATCAGGAAATGCAGCAGTTTTTGCGGGACAACCGGTTTAAAGTAAATCCGTATGCAGTCTATTTTGATACGATTGAAGAGGTGGCGGCGGAGTTGGAGCGTTTGGCAGAGGGCCGTACCGATCTCGATTATTTAATAGATGGAGCTGTAGTCAAGCTCACGGATATCCGCACTCGGGAAGCTCTAGGCTATACAGACAAGTTTCCGCGCTGGGCGGTTGCATTTAAGTTCGAAGCGGAAGAAGCGGCAACTATATTGCAATCCGTTTCTTGGGAAGTCGGCCGTACTGGCAAAATAACGCCTGTCGCCCGCGTCGAAGCCGTTGAGCTTGCCGGAGTGACGGTGCAAAACTGCACGCTCAACAATATAGGCGATATTGAACGTAAAAATCTTAAGTTTGCGCTTGGTACGTTCGTAACCATTCGCCGCTCCAACGATGTCATACCGGAAATACTCGGCAAAACCGATGAAATCGATGGCCAGGAAATCGTCTTTCCAGAGCAGTGTCCTTCTTGTGGCACAGAGCTTGAGCAGCGCGGCGCGCATTTGTTTTGCAACAACCGTTTAGGCTGTGGCCCGCAAATGATCGGTCGTATTACGCATTTTGCCTCGCGCGATGCAATGGATATTGATACATTCAGCGTTATGACTGCTGAACAGCTATTTACAGAGTGCAAGGTGCATGACCCTGCTGATCTGTATGCGCTGGAGTATGACGATCTGATTAAGCTGGAACGTTTCGGCGAGCGGAAGGCGCGCAAGCTGCTTGACGCGTTTGAGAAGTCCAAGAGCAGGGATTTGACGGCATTTCTATATGCGCTCGGCATTCCGAATACAGGGAAGTCCACCACGCGGACGTTAGCAGATCATTATGGGAGTCTGGATGCTGTAATGGCCGCTTCGGTGGAAGAGCTGGTCGAGCTGCCGGATATCGGCGGTATTGTAGCGGAGAGTATTGTAAGCTTCTTTGCCGACCCGGTTATGGCTGACAGCATCGCCCGTATGCGGGCTGCAGGTGTAAGCGCGGAAGCGGAGCATAAAGCGGTTATACGGGAAGATAGTGTATTCAGCGGCAAAACGGTAGTCATTACAGGGACATTATCCGGCATGAGCCGCGACGAAGCTGCAAAGAAGCTCGAAGCATGCGGAGCGAAAGTATCCGGCAGCGTGTCGAAGAAGACGGATTATGTCATTGCGGGCGAAAATGCAGGCAGCAAGCTCGCGAAAGCGAAGGAGCTTGGTGTTACCGTTATTGAAGATGAAGCCGAATTGCAGCGTTTATTAGAAGGAAACGAAGCGTAA